Proteins from a single region of Chryseobacterium sp. T16E-39:
- a CDS encoding transposase: protein MKNKGMILYGYVIMTNHLHLIIQSKNNNLSDLIRDFKKYTAKSILEKVQNEPESRREWILERFSKATETHNRNKTYQFWRYGNHAEEIFTLYFMWEKLNYIHLNPVRAGFVEKGYHYLYSSASNYTYGKGLLDIEIAENPIIDVTGKNNFWKYNNYDD, encoded by the coding sequence ATTAAAAATAAAGGGATGATATTATATGGTTATGTGATTATGACTAATCATCTTCATCTCATAATACAATCAAAAAATAACAATTTATCAGATTTAATAAGAGATTTTAAAAAATATACAGCGAAAAGTATTCTTGAAAAAGTTCAAAATGAGCCTGAAAGTAGAAGAGAATGGATTCTAGAACGATTCTCTAAAGCAACTGAGACCCACAATAGGAATAAAACATACCAGTTTTGGCGATATGGTAATCATGCAGAAGAAATATTTACATTATATTTCATGTGGGAGAAGTTAAATTATATCCATCTCAACCCCGTAAGAGCTGGGTTTGTTGAAAAAGGGTATCACTACCTTTATTCTTCGGCTAGTAATTATACATATGGAAAAGGGCTACTTGATATTGAGATAGCTGAGAATCCTATTATAGATGTTACGGGGAAAAATAATTTTTGGAAATATAATAATTATGATGATTGA
- a CDS encoding VOC family protein, whose translation MKKVTGIGGIFFKCKDPKQMQEWYKNHLGLDTNDYGATFEWREAEDTSKEGATQWSPFSETTKYFEPSAKEFMINYRVADLEALVEELKKEGVTIVDEIATYDYGKFVHIMDVEGNKIELWEPK comes from the coding sequence ATGAAAAAAGTAACAGGTATTGGAGGCATTTTTTTCAAATGCAAGGATCCTAAGCAAATGCAGGAATGGTATAAAAATCACCTTGGTTTAGACACCAATGATTACGGAGCCACATTTGAATGGCGTGAAGCGGAGGATACCTCTAAAGAAGGGGCTACTCAATGGAGCCCGTTTTCTGAAACCACAAAGTATTTTGAACCTTCAGCCAAAGAATTTATGATCAATTACAGAGTGGCTGATCTGGAAGCTCTTGTTGAAGAATTGAAAAAAGAAGGAGTAACCATTGTTGATGAAATAGCAACTTATGATTATGGAAAATTTGTTCATATCATGGATGTGGAAGGAAATAAAATTGAGCTGTGGGAACCGAAATAA